The following proteins are encoded in a genomic region of Chryseobacterium cucumeris:
- a CDS encoding DUF5689 domain-containing protein, producing MKNIYFKAAIFSAISMLAFSSCVKTDDYEVPEIKCTNKFAAANHPLSEIVTIAKAKPGEADIIKEDFIVEAYVSSSDESSNLYKMMFLQDKPENPTQGIEIDIDGGNQYLDYPIGALVRINLKGLIVQGVNGNIKVGSYDPNYPIGRINPNKLSNYMARVCDGQKPVVAAMKPLEFNSISDALKNGAHINQLVKIKNVQFEEPELTKNFADESATGDRYITDKKAGRLDLRFSNYSTFAKSPISPKYEKSGDIVLLLSRFTSSNNATVFTDQAYIRDLNDINFPNARFTPGQPELPSANAVNLFPSSDFENWPSFLSSLNSFGLISYASQGIGLGYNDTNSLQIKGTPGNNDYVFTANAASGIPAAPKRITMYIKGTASGKSLSFNVYRATPLAPNTSAFYTFNLATFSTGATLSPESTNSYNGSINTNGQWRLIELTLTGLTDLNTTAGKPMFALKTGKDGVYDLQIDNIKIE from the coding sequence ATGAAAAATATATATTTTAAAGCGGCGATCTTTAGTGCTATTTCAATGCTGGCATTCTCGTCTTGTGTAAAAACTGATGATTATGAGGTACCGGAAATCAAATGTACCAACAAATTTGCTGCAGCTAATCACCCGTTATCAGAAATTGTAACTATTGCAAAGGCAAAACCAGGAGAAGCCGACATCATTAAGGAAGATTTCATCGTGGAAGCTTATGTCTCTTCAAGTGATGAGTCTTCAAATCTTTACAAAATGATGTTTCTTCAGGATAAACCTGAAAACCCGACACAAGGGATTGAAATTGATATCGATGGGGGAAATCAGTATCTTGATTATCCTATTGGAGCTTTAGTAAGAATCAACCTGAAAGGATTGATCGTTCAGGGAGTTAATGGAAACATTAAAGTAGGTTCTTATGACCCTAACTATCCTATTGGAAGAATCAACCCTAATAAACTATCCAATTACATGGCAAGAGTTTGTGATGGACAAAAGCCTGTAGTAGCTGCAATGAAGCCATTAGAGTTCAACTCTATCTCTGATGCTTTGAAAAACGGTGCTCATATCAATCAGCTTGTAAAAATTAAAAATGTTCAGTTTGAAGAGCCTGAACTGACCAAAAATTTTGCTGACGAATCTGCAACAGGTGATCGTTATATTACGGATAAAAAAGCAGGTAGATTAGATCTTCGTTTCAGCAACTATTCAACGTTTGCGAAATCTCCTATCTCTCCTAAATATGAAAAAAGTGGTGATATCGTTCTTCTTCTGAGCCGTTTTACAAGCTCAAATAACGCAACGGTTTTCACAGATCAGGCTTATATAAGAGATCTTAATGATATTAACTTCCCGAATGCCAGATTCACTCCAGGTCAGCCGGAACTTCCATCTGCTAATGCTGTCAATCTTTTCCCGAGCTCTGATTTCGAGAACTGGCCATCTTTCCTGTCAAGTTTAAATAGCTTTGGGCTTATCTCTTATGCATCTCAAGGTATTGGTTTGGGATATAATGATACAAACTCCCTTCAGATTAAAGGTACACCTGGTAACAATGACTATGTATTTACAGCGAATGCGGCATCAGGAATACCAGCAGCTCCGAAGAGAATTACAATGTATATTAAAGGGACCGCATCAGGAAAATCACTTTCTTTCAACGTATACAGAGCAACACCGTTGGCTCCTAATACCTCTGCTTTCTATACATTCAATTTAGCAACATTCTCTACAGGTGCTACTTTAAGCCCGGAAAGTACGAATTCATATAACGGATCGATCAACACGAACGGACAATGGAGACTGATTGAGCTTACGCTTACAGGCCTTACCGATCTTAATACTACCGCTGGAAAACCAATGTTTGCCCTTAAAACAGGAAAAGACGGTGTGTATGATCTTCAGATTGATAATATCAAAATCGAGTAA
- a CDS encoding carboxypeptidase-like regulatory domain-containing protein, translated as MIKKLSLISLFTLLPASYYYAQTTVFAYLKDAEGKPVEQASVDLKGAGNDAKADKIGYFQFTDLMPGHYQIMVTKPNFETKIFEFDVTSDEKRKDLGVITLYSALNGADQGLAIIEDSGESDSGGAQQTATVGLLQSSQDVFNRMASFDLGPYWFRPRGIDSRTGENMINGVSMAAADNGDVDFSTWGGLNEITRYPEIAANHAPSEYAFGGTTGVFYKNTKASEYRKGSQLTYSLTNRNYRNRLSYRFSSGMNKNGWAFTGMIARRWAQEGIQDGTAYDAYSGYLGIEKKFSDSHTMTLNAIGSKYARSSSSPSTQEVYDFRGVHYNSYWGWQNGDKRNERVKRGFQPMIQLQDFWKINKNSQLWTSVSYQFGKEYSSRLDWYRANNPSPTYYRNLPSYWLNYTNPSPEQAANIGITRDWWTNDDQSHTQINWDNLYNANRNVEYNALLGGRRAAYYLVDDVKDDKVWNVSTHYTYNFTDTSRFILNLSYQNYRSEQYREVNDLLGADFALNMDPFASNTTAGSVWGKFNTRESDTDVAKREGDKIGYSYIFRRQEFKINPAFKFSTGKFDVFISGLFGYTTNSREGLFQHYLYESSYGKGADQNFWNAGVKGQVTYKINGRNFLVYNGAYFSQSPFLNDIYFNTRVSGVTTPGIKNVVVDANDLSYVISTPIVKLRLTGYLVNTQNETSVQRYFAQGVKLTNLTESGDQAPVQDGAFITQVLAGANKRNMGIELGAQVKVTPTLTASGLLSLGQYTYTNNPTVYFASDAVGTFRELDGNGNIVSRSYTNMGEATLKNYRQGGTPQEAYTLGLRYSSPKYWWLGATWNYFGHSFLDPSPVTRTARFYTNPNTPGVPYDQVTDEELARVLTPTKLPSAFFFNVNAGKSWMIGKYYVLVSASVNNILNNRNYITGGFEQTRNVNYIDYANDYDSGNMVFAPKYWYNQGRSYFVNLQFRF; from the coding sequence ATGATTAAAAAATTATCATTGATCTCTTTATTTACCTTGCTGCCTGCGTCATATTATTATGCGCAGACAACAGTGTTTGCGTATCTTAAGGATGCGGAAGGCAAGCCCGTTGAGCAGGCAAGTGTAGATTTAAAAGGAGCAGGAAATGATGCAAAGGCAGACAAAATCGGATATTTCCAATTTACGGATTTGATGCCCGGACATTATCAGATTATGGTTACAAAACCCAATTTTGAAACTAAAATTTTTGAATTTGACGTAACCAGTGATGAGAAAAGAAAAGATCTTGGAGTAATTACTCTTTATTCTGCATTAAATGGTGCAGATCAGGGGTTGGCTATCATAGAAGATTCTGGGGAAAGCGATAGCGGTGGTGCACAGCAGACTGCAACTGTGGGGCTATTACAGTCATCTCAGGATGTTTTCAACAGAATGGCAAGTTTTGATTTAGGTCCCTACTGGTTCCGTCCAAGAGGAATTGACAGCAGAACAGGTGAAAATATGATCAATGGAGTTTCTATGGCCGCTGCAGATAATGGAGATGTAGACTTCAGCACCTGGGGAGGATTGAACGAAATTACCCGTTACCCGGAAATTGCAGCTAATCATGCCCCTTCAGAATATGCTTTCGGAGGAACTACCGGAGTATTTTATAAGAATACAAAAGCCAGCGAATACAGAAAAGGAAGTCAGTTGACATACTCTCTGACCAACAGAAATTACAGGAACAGACTATCTTACAGATTCTCTTCCGGAATGAACAAGAACGGATGGGCATTTACCGGAATGATTGCCAGAAGATGGGCACAGGAAGGGATCCAGGATGGTACTGCTTATGATGCATACAGTGGATATCTTGGTATTGAAAAAAAATTCAGTGATAGCCATACCATGACTTTAAATGCCATTGGGTCCAAATATGCAAGAAGCTCTTCAAGTCCAAGTACTCAGGAAGTATATGATTTCAGAGGTGTTCATTACAACTCGTATTGGGGATGGCAAAACGGAGATAAAAGAAATGAAAGAGTGAAAAGAGGTTTCCAGCCGATGATTCAATTACAGGATTTCTGGAAAATTAATAAAAACTCTCAGCTATGGACATCTGTTTCTTACCAGTTTGGGAAAGAATACAGTTCAAGACTGGACTGGTACAGAGCCAACAACCCGTCTCCAACGTATTACCGTAATCTACCAAGTTATTGGTTAAACTATACAAATCCGTCTCCTGAGCAGGCTGCCAATATCGGAATCACAAGAGACTGGTGGACGAATGATGATCAGTCACACACACAGATCAACTGGGATAATCTTTATAATGCCAACCGAAACGTAGAATACAATGCGTTATTAGGGGGACGAAGAGCAGCTTATTATCTCGTTGATGATGTAAAAGACGATAAAGTATGGAATGTGTCTACGCACTATACCTATAACTTCACCGATACTTCCCGTTTTATTTTAAATTTATCTTATCAGAATTACAGATCTGAGCAGTACAGAGAAGTAAATGACCTTCTGGGTGCTGATTTTGCCCTGAATATGGATCCATTTGCATCCAACACCACTGCAGGAAGTGTTTGGGGAAAATTCAATACAAGAGAAAGCGATACTGATGTTGCCAAAAGAGAGGGGGATAAAATCGGGTACAGCTATATTTTCAGAAGACAGGAATTCAAAATAAACCCCGCTTTCAAATTCTCCACAGGAAAATTTGATGTTTTCATCTCGGGATTATTCGGTTACACGACAAACAGCAGAGAAGGATTGTTCCAACACTATCTGTATGAGTCTTCTTATGGTAAAGGTGCAGATCAGAATTTCTGGAATGCAGGCGTTAAAGGTCAGGTTACCTATAAAATCAATGGAAGAAACTTCCTGGTTTATAACGGAGCTTACTTCTCGCAGTCTCCTTTCCTGAATGATATTTACTTTAATACAAGAGTAAGTGGTGTTACCACTCCTGGGATCAAAAATGTTGTTGTTGATGCCAATGACCTGAGCTATGTAATCTCTACTCCGATTGTTAAACTTAGATTGACCGGTTATCTTGTTAACACCCAAAACGAAACAAGTGTACAAAGATATTTCGCACAGGGAGTTAAACTGACAAACCTTACTGAGAGTGGTGATCAGGCTCCGGTTCAGGATGGTGCTTTCATTACGCAGGTACTGGCAGGAGCCAATAAGAGAAATATGGGGATTGAACTGGGTGCACAGGTAAAAGTGACGCCTACTTTAACGGCAAGTGGTTTATTAAGCTTAGGACAATACACTTATACTAATAATCCTACCGTTTATTTTGCATCTGATGCTGTTGGAACGTTCAGAGAGCTTGACGGGAACGGAAATATCGTATCAAGATCTTATACCAATATGGGCGAAGCAACGCTTAAAAATTACAGACAGGGTGGAACTCCTCAGGAGGCATATACACTAGGTCTTCGTTACAGTAGCCCTAAATACTGGTGGTTAGGAGCAACATGGAACTATTTCGGGCATTCATTCCTTGATCCGTCTCCGGTAACCAGAACCGCAAGATTCTATACCAATCCTAACACACCTGGAGTTCCTTATGATCAGGTAACTGATGAAGAACTTGCAAGAGTTCTTACACCTACAAAGCTTCCTTCAGCATTCTTCTTCAATGTCAATGCAGGGAAGTCCTGGATGATTGGTAAGTATTATGTATTGGTGTCTGCATCGGTTAATAACATCCTTAATAACAGAAATTATATTACAGGAGGATTTGAGCAGACCAGAAACGTTAACTATATTGATTATGCAAATGATTACGACAGCGGAAATATGGTATTCGCTCCAAAGTATTGGTATAATCAGGGTAGATCTTATTTTGTTAATCTTCAATTCAGATTCTAA
- a CDS encoding endonuclease — MKRFSSLFALFISIVAFSQQQGKLRKVATVGFLNVENLWDTIRSADYIDGTKDIKNPAFHRSIPMDSIKFLEAEKYDGPWSDGALIGKKVVREQGGSEEFTPKSPKNYGSKIYKAKLANEAKVISEMGAQYTKTAPAVVGLIEVENRQVIQDLVNEPALKKYDYGIIHYNSYDYRGIDVALIYQKRRFTPTNSLKKELVIYGDNGRREYTRDILVVIGFLDNEKVAFFMNHWPSRRGGEAISLPKRNAAAALLKQQMDSVRAADPTTKLFAMGDFNDDPVSPSLKNHLKAQANPKDLSEETPYLNLMYPLYKKGVASLAYQDAPNLFDQIIVSKNVISDQVTKEYSVYKTEIFAPAYLVNKEGNYKGYPFRSWNGDQFTGGYSDHFPAFVVLQKEP; from the coding sequence ATGAAGAGATTTTCGAGTCTGTTTGCCCTGTTTATTTCGATCGTGGCATTCTCCCAACAACAAGGAAAACTGAGAAAAGTAGCAACCGTAGGTTTCTTAAATGTAGAAAACCTTTGGGATACTATTCGTTCAGCAGATTATATAGACGGAACCAAGGATATTAAGAATCCGGCATTCCACAGAAGTATTCCTATGGATTCTATTAAGTTTCTTGAAGCTGAAAAATATGACGGGCCATGGAGTGACGGGGCTTTAATTGGTAAAAAAGTAGTAAGAGAACAAGGGGGTTCTGAAGAATTTACCCCAAAAAGCCCAAAGAATTACGGAAGTAAAATTTATAAAGCAAAACTGGCTAACGAAGCTAAGGTAATTTCTGAAATGGGAGCTCAGTATACCAAAACAGCTCCGGCAGTAGTAGGCTTGATTGAGGTTGAAAACAGACAGGTAATCCAGGATCTTGTGAATGAACCTGCCTTAAAAAAATATGATTACGGAATTATACACTACAATTCTTATGATTACCGAGGAATCGACGTAGCACTGATCTATCAGAAAAGAAGATTCACCCCTACCAATTCATTAAAAAAAGAACTGGTTATTTACGGTGACAACGGAAGAAGAGAATATACAAGAGATATCCTTGTGGTAATAGGATTTTTAGATAATGAAAAAGTAGCATTTTTCATGAACCACTGGCCTTCAAGAAGAGGTGGTGAAGCCATTTCTCTACCTAAAAGAAATGCAGCTGCAGCCTTATTAAAACAACAAATGGACAGTGTAAGAGCTGCAGACCCAACGACGAAGCTTTTCGCAATGGGTGACTTTAATGATGACCCTGTAAGCCCAAGTTTAAAAAACCACCTGAAAGCTCAGGCGAATCCAAAAGACTTAAGCGAGGAAACACCTTATCTTAATCTGATGTATCCTTTATATAAGAAAGGAGTTGCTTCTCTGGCTTATCAGGACGCTCCTAACCTTTTTGACCAGATTATTGTTTCTAAAAATGTAATTTCAGATCAGGTGACTAAAGAATATTCTGTGTATAAAACAGAAATCTTTGCCCCGGCTTATCTCGTTAATAAAGAAGGAAATTATAAAGGATATCCTTTCAGATCCTGGAATGGAGACCAGTTCACAGGAGGCTACAGTGATCACTTCCCGGCATTTGTAGTTCTTCAGAAAGAACCATAA
- a CDS encoding DUF6146 family protein, whose amino-acid sequence MKNIILLVMIALVPFSCFSQETPKKDKEQHEMKPSKNEDGEWDLTVIDTQFDYFINAVAKPISQYSESYLKTKNTFLVNEWNSYYNSGRYRNIIESGIDYDPKENYGIKFEYKLYQVFVYVNWKYKLRLNGLSGSDAIR is encoded by the coding sequence ATGAAAAATATTATTTTATTAGTAATGATTGCATTGGTACCTTTCAGCTGCTTTTCTCAGGAAACGCCGAAGAAAGATAAAGAGCAACATGAAATGAAGCCTTCTAAAAATGAAGACGGAGAATGGGACCTTACCGTTATAGATACCCAATTTGATTATTTTATAAATGCTGTTGCCAAACCGATCAGCCAGTACTCAGAATCTTATCTCAAGACAAAAAATACTTTTTTGGTCAACGAATGGAACAGTTATTATAATTCCGGCAGATACAGAAATATTATAGAATCGGGGATAGATTATGATCCCAAGGAAAATTACGGGATCAAGTTTGAATATAAATTATACCAGGTTTTTGTCTATGTAAACTGGAAGTATAAGCTAAGATTAAATGGATTATCCGGAAGTGATGCGATAAGGTAA
- a CDS encoding superoxide dismutase: protein MSFELPKLGYAYDALEPTIDARTMEIHHTKHHQAYIDNLNKAIEGTELAGKTIEEICQTGTDKPAVRNNGGGHFNHSLFWEILTPGGSKEPVGNVKAAIENYGGFDKFKTDFSEAAKTRFGSGWAWLVKNADGSVSVSSTPNQDNPLMPVADVKGTPVLGLDVWEHAYYLNYQNRRPDYVSAFFDVVNWDKVEELFNK from the coding sequence ATGTCATTTGAATTACCAAAACTAGGATATGCATACGATGCATTAGAGCCAACGATCGATGCAAGAACTATGGAAATCCACCATACAAAACACCACCAGGCATATATTGACAATTTAAATAAAGCAATTGAAGGAACTGAACTAGCAGGAAAAACTATTGAAGAAATCTGCCAGACAGGAACTGATAAACCAGCTGTAAGAAATAACGGAGGAGGTCACTTCAACCACTCTTTATTCTGGGAAATTTTAACTCCCGGAGGAAGCAAAGAACCGGTAGGAAATGTAAAAGCTGCTATTGAAAACTACGGAGGTTTTGATAAATTCAAAACTGATTTTTCTGAAGCTGCTAAAACAAGATTCGGTTCAGGATGGGCTTGGTTGGTAAAAAATGCTGACGGTTCCGTATCTGTTTCTTCTACGCCAAACCAGGACAACCCGTTAATGCCTGTAGCAGACGTTAAAGGAACTCCTGTTTTAGGATTAGATGTTTGGGAGCACGCTTATTACTTAAACTACCAAAACAGAAGACCAGACTATGTTTCTGCGTTCTTTGATGTAGTAAACTGGGATAAAGTAGAAGAATTATTCAATAAATAA
- the rho gene encoding transcription termination factor Rho — protein MFNIETLRSKSVTELTKILKDLGVKVARNSNENDKIFAILDFQASNPKVAKDYFNATETASINTEEAPAEKPAKAPAKKAAPKKTAAKPKANAKAPVEPKTEEIVEEKVAAPEEIKPEEPKVETTAATVTEETAAGAQAKKKRKRVSTNATNAEVSQERTETPKNTEPQEPAQAEEKPNNPQQPQANRPQKGHNHPQNGGNQHKNQNQQHQQHQNQNQNQNRHSEKVEEQNDHKKEFNFDGLVSIEGVLEILPDNYGFLRSSDFSYISSPDDVYVSTAQIRNFGLKTGDTVKGIVRLPKEGEKYFSLLRPTEVNGRDLAFIKDRVAFEYLTPLFPEEKFNLAGSGSTVSTRIVDLFAPIGKGQRAMIVAQPKTGKTMLLKDIANSIAANHPEVYMMVLLIDERPEEVTDMERSVNAEVIASTFDEAAEKHVKVANLVLAKAQRMVECGHDVVILLDSITRLARAYNTVTPASGKVLSGGVDANALHKPKRFFGAARKIEGGGSLTIIATALIDTGSKMDEVIFEEFKGTGNMELQLDRKIANRRIYPAIDLVASSTRRDDLLLDEVTSQRMWILRKYLSEMNPVEAMEFVDKNIKGTLNNEEFLMSMNK, from the coding sequence ATGTTTAACATAGAAACGTTAAGGTCAAAATCCGTAACGGAACTGACTAAAATCTTGAAAGATTTGGGCGTTAAAGTTGCAAGAAACAGCAATGAAAATGACAAGATCTTTGCTATTCTTGACTTTCAGGCTTCTAACCCTAAAGTCGCAAAAGATTATTTCAACGCCACCGAAACCGCCAGTATAAATACTGAAGAGGCTCCAGCAGAAAAACCTGCCAAAGCCCCGGCAAAAAAAGCTGCCCCTAAAAAAACAGCAGCCAAGCCAAAAGCAAATGCAAAAGCTCCGGTAGAACCTAAAACAGAGGAAATAGTAGAAGAAAAGGTAGCTGCTCCTGAAGAAATTAAACCGGAAGAACCCAAAGTGGAAACCACAGCAGCCACGGTAACAGAAGAAACCGCAGCAGGCGCTCAGGCCAAAAAGAAAAGAAAAAGAGTTTCAACCAATGCCACAAACGCAGAAGTATCTCAGGAAAGAACTGAAACTCCAAAAAACACAGAACCTCAAGAGCCTGCCCAGGCTGAAGAAAAGCCTAACAATCCTCAACAACCACAGGCTAACAGACCTCAAAAAGGACACAACCATCCACAGAACGGTGGAAACCAACATAAAAACCAAAACCAGCAACATCAGCAGCACCAAAACCAAAATCAGAATCAAAACAGACATTCTGAAAAGGTTGAGGAGCAGAATGACCATAAAAAAGAATTCAATTTCGATGGATTGGTAAGCATTGAAGGGGTTTTGGAAATCTTACCGGATAACTACGGATTTTTACGTTCTTCAGATTTCAGCTATATCTCTTCTCCTGATGATGTGTATGTTTCTACAGCTCAGATCAGAAATTTCGGTTTGAAAACAGGAGATACAGTAAAAGGAATTGTAAGACTTCCGAAAGAAGGTGAGAAATACTTTTCATTATTAAGACCTACAGAAGTTAACGGACGTGATCTTGCATTTATCAAAGACCGTGTTGCTTTTGAATATCTTACCCCGCTTTTCCCTGAAGAGAAATTTAATCTCGCTGGAAGCGGTTCTACAGTGTCCACACGAATTGTAGATTTATTTGCACCTATCGGAAAAGGACAGAGAGCAATGATCGTTGCACAGCCTAAAACAGGTAAGACGATGCTGCTTAAAGATATTGCTAATTCTATTGCAGCCAACCACCCGGAAGTATACATGATGGTTCTTCTGATTGATGAACGTCCGGAGGAGGTTACTGACATGGAAAGAAGTGTGAATGCAGAAGTAATTGCTTCTACATTTGATGAAGCTGCTGAAAAACATGTAAAAGTAGCCAATCTTGTTCTTGCAAAAGCACAAAGAATGGTAGAATGCGGACATGATGTAGTCATCTTGCTGGATTCTATCACCAGATTGGCAAGAGCATATAACACGGTAACTCCGGCATCTGGAAAAGTACTTTCCGGTGGGGTAGATGCCAATGCACTTCACAAGCCGAAAAGATTCTTCGGAGCTGCAAGAAAGATTGAAGGTGGAGGATCTCTTACAATCATTGCAACAGCATTGATTGATACAGGATCCAAGATGGATGAAGTAATCTTTGAAGAATTCAAAGGTACCGGTAACATGGAACTTCAGCTAGACAGAAAAATTGCCAACAGAAGAATTTATCCTGCTATTGATCTTGTAGCATCAAGTACCCGTAGAGATGATCTTCTTCTTGATGAAGTAACTTCACAGAGAATGTGGATTCTTAGAAAATATCTTTCTGAGATGAACCCTGTGGAAGCGATGGAATTTGTAGATAAAAACATCAAAGGAACTCTTAATAATGAGGAATTCCTGATGTCAATGAATAAATAA
- a CDS encoding DUF4293 family protein has product MLQRIQTIWTLLAVLAAVFLFITGQDVVISDSIPLLNIGCIVLVVIGALSIFSFKNRKRQILLNTISIIINALLIGVLAYWLLNLSGGIQIPEKGIEPIFPLIAVICLFIANIYIRKDERLVKSVDRLR; this is encoded by the coding sequence ATGCTACAGAGAATACAAACCATATGGACCTTATTAGCAGTTTTAGCTGCGGTTTTCCTTTTTATAACAGGACAGGATGTTGTCATTTCAGACAGTATTCCTTTACTTAATATAGGCTGTATCGTACTTGTTGTTATCGGAGCATTAAGTATTTTCAGTTTCAAAAACAGAAAAAGACAAATTTTGCTGAATACCATCAGCATCATTATAAACGCTTTGTTGATTGGTGTATTGGCGTACTGGTTACTAAACTTATCCGGAGGAATTCAAATTCCTGAGAAGGGTATTGAGCCGATTTTCCCATTGATTGCGGTAATCTGTTTGTTCATAGCAAACATTTATATCCGTAAAGATGAGAGGCTCGTAAAATCTGTAGACAGACTTCGATAG
- a CDS encoding M28 family peptidase, which translates to MKKLTYLTLSLFSIFTFAQEVSKERVKTVLSTLASDEMKGREIGTLENENAANYIAALFKENNLEYCTGKSYLVPFDYNGKTVYNVCGIKKGKSDQYLGFSGHFDHIGTSDKSGDNIYNGADDDASGITTLVGIADYFKNKKPEFSMVFMAFNGEEKGMLGSRAISTDKNLDHIYNKMTALFNFEMVATESQWGKNALYMTGDGFSDLDELFNQNAVNGLKINADPYAKQQLFYRSDNVSFVKKKIIAHSFSTVDMTKASHYHHENDDINVVDFDNMTQIINNLGKTLDKLSPKNFAPKYNDQVKF; encoded by the coding sequence ATGAAAAAGCTAACGTATCTTACTTTATCACTATTCTCCATATTCACTTTTGCTCAGGAGGTTTCCAAAGAAAGAGTAAAGACAGTTCTTTCCACTCTCGCTTCAGATGAAATGAAAGGCCGTGAAATCGGAACCCTGGAAAATGAAAATGCAGCCAATTACATCGCTGCACTTTTCAAAGAAAATAATCTGGAATACTGTACCGGAAAATCTTATCTGGTACCTTTTGATTACAATGGAAAGACCGTATACAATGTCTGTGGAATTAAAAAAGGAAAATCTGATCAGTACCTTGGTTTTTCAGGACATTTTGATCATATCGGAACCAGTGATAAAAGCGGAGATAATATTTATAACGGAGCAGATGATGATGCCAGCGGAATCACGACTCTGGTAGGTATCGCCGATTATTTTAAAAACAAAAAACCGGAATTCTCTATGGTGTTCATGGCATTTAATGGAGAAGAGAAAGGAATGCTGGGTTCAAGAGCGATTTCCACTGATAAGAATCTGGATCATATTTATAATAAAATGACAGCTCTTTTTAATTTCGAAATGGTTGCTACGGAATCTCAGTGGGGAAAAAATGCATTATATATGACGGGAGACGGATTCTCTGACCTTGATGAACTTTTCAATCAAAATGCAGTAAACGGATTAAAAATTAATGCTGACCCTTATGCAAAACAGCAGCTGTTTTACCGTTCAGATAATGTAAGCTTTGTCAAAAAGAAAATCATTGCCCATTCATTTTCTACTGTTGATATGACCAAAGCGTCTCATTATCACCATGAAAATGATGACATCAACGTTGTCGATTTTGATAATATGACTCAGATCATCAATAATTTGGGAAAAACACTGGATAAACTGAGTCCTAAAAATTTTGCTCCTAAATACAATGATCAGGTGAAATTTTAA